A window from Streptomyces sp. NBC_00335 encodes these proteins:
- the sdhA gene encoding succinate dehydrogenase flavoprotein subunit: MKIHKYDTVIVGAGGAGMRAAIESTKRSRTAVLTKLYPTRSHTGAAQGGMAAALANVEDDNWEWHTFDTVKGGDYLVDQDAAEILAKEAIDAVLDLEKMGLPFNRTPDGTIDQRRFGGHSRNHGEAPVRRSCYAADRTGHMILQTLYQNCVKEGVEFFNEFYVLDQLLVEEDGVKKSAGVVAYELATGEIHVFQAKSVIYASGGTGKFFKVTSNAHTLTGDGQAACYRRGLPLEDMEFFQFHPTGIWRMGILLTEGARGEGGILRNKDGERFMEKYAPVMKDLASRDVVSRSIYTEIREGRGCGPAGDHVYLDLTHLPPEQLDAKLPDITEFARTYLGIEPYTDPIPIQPTAHYAMGGIPTNVEGEVLSDNTTVVPGLYAAGEVACVSVHGANRLGTNSLLDINVFGKRSGIAAAAYAHAHDYVELPENPAQQVIDQVEHLRNSTGNERVAELRLELQETMDACVMVFRTEQTIKTAVEKIAELRARYKNVSVQDKGKRFNTDLLEAIELGNLLDLAEVMAVSALARKESRGGHYREDYPNRDDVNFMRHTMAYREVDDNGQDSVRLDYKPVVVTRYQPMERKY, encoded by the coding sequence ATGAAGATCCACAAGTACGACACCGTCATCGTCGGGGCGGGCGGCGCAGGCATGCGCGCCGCCATCGAATCGACGAAGCGCAGCCGCACCGCCGTGCTGACCAAGCTCTACCCCACCCGCTCCCACACGGGCGCGGCGCAGGGCGGCATGGCCGCCGCGCTCGCCAACGTGGAGGACGACAACTGGGAGTGGCACACCTTCGACACGGTCAAGGGCGGTGACTACCTGGTCGACCAGGACGCCGCCGAGATCCTGGCGAAGGAGGCCATCGACGCGGTCCTCGACCTCGAGAAGATGGGCCTGCCGTTCAACCGCACCCCGGACGGCACCATCGACCAGCGCCGCTTCGGCGGGCACTCCCGCAACCACGGCGAGGCGCCGGTCCGCCGGTCCTGCTACGCCGCGGACCGCACCGGCCACATGATCCTCCAGACGCTGTACCAGAACTGCGTCAAGGAGGGCGTGGAGTTCTTCAACGAGTTCTACGTCCTGGACCAGCTCCTGGTCGAGGAGGACGGCGTCAAGAAGTCGGCCGGCGTGGTCGCGTACGAGCTCGCCACCGGCGAGATCCACGTGTTCCAGGCGAAGTCCGTCATCTACGCCTCCGGCGGCACCGGCAAGTTCTTCAAGGTGACCTCCAACGCGCACACCCTCACGGGTGACGGCCAGGCGGCCTGCTACCGCCGCGGCCTGCCGCTGGAGGACATGGAGTTCTTCCAGTTCCACCCGACGGGCATCTGGCGCATGGGCATCCTGCTGACGGAGGGCGCCCGCGGTGAGGGCGGCATCCTCCGCAACAAGGACGGCGAGCGCTTCATGGAGAAGTACGCGCCGGTCATGAAGGACCTCGCGTCCCGTGACGTCGTCTCGCGCTCCATCTACACCGAGATCCGTGAGGGCCGCGGCTGCGGTCCCGCCGGTGACCACGTGTACCTGGACCTGACGCACCTGCCGCCGGAGCAGCTCGACGCGAAGCTCCCGGACATCACCGAGTTCGCGCGCACGTACCTGGGCATCGAGCCGTACACGGACCCGATCCCGATCCAGCCCACCGCGCACTACGCCATGGGCGGCATCCCGACGAACGTCGAGGGTGAGGTCCTCTCGGACAACACCACCGTCGTCCCGGGCCTGTACGCGGCCGGCGAGGTCGCGTGCGTATCGGTGCACGGCGCGAACCGCCTGGGCACCAACTCGCTGCTGGACATCAACGTCTTCGGCAAGCGCTCGGGCATCGCGGCCGCCGCGTACGCCCACGCCCACGACTACGTCGAGCTGCCCGAGAACCCGGCGCAGCAGGTCATCGACCAGGTCGAGCACCTGCGCAACTCCACGGGCAACGAGCGGGTCGCGGAGCTGCGCCTGGAGCTCCAGGAGACGATGGACGCCTGCGTGATGGTGTTCCGCACCGAGCAGACGATCAAGACCGCGGTCGAGAAGATCGCGGAGCTGCGCGCGCGCTACAAGAACGTGTCCGTCCAGGACAAGGGCAAGCGCTTCAACACGGACCTGCTGGAAGCCATCGAGCTGGGCAACCTGCTCGACCTGGCCGAGGTCATGGCCGTGTCCGCGCTGGCGCGCAAGGAGTCCCGCGGCGGTCACTACCGCGAGGACTACCCGAACCGCGACGACGTCAACTTCATGCGCCACACCATGGCGTACCGCGAGGTGGACGACAACGGCCAGGACTCGGTCCGCCTGGACTACAAGCCGGTCGTCGTCACCCGCTACCAGCCGATGGAGCGTAAGTACTGA
- a CDS encoding succinate dehydrogenase iron-sulfur subunit has protein sequence MATPTLSKTDQMEAAAAASPFITVTFRIRRFNPEISEESTWQDFQIEIDPKERVLDGLHKIKWDLDGTLTFRRSCAHGICGSDAMRINGKNRLACKTLIKDINPEKPITVEAIKGLTVMKDLVVDMEPFFQAYRDVMPFLVTKGNEPTRERLQSAEDRERFDDTTKCILCAACTSSCPVFWNDGQYFGPAAIVNAHRFIFDSRDEAGEQRLEILNDKDGVWRCRTTFNCTDACPRGIEVTKAIQEVKRALITRRF, from the coding sequence ATGGCCACCCCGACCCTCAGCAAGACGGACCAGATGGAGGCGGCGGCCGCCGCCTCGCCCTTCATCACGGTCACGTTCCGGATCCGCCGGTTCAACCCGGAGATCTCGGAAGAGTCGACCTGGCAGGACTTCCAGATCGAGATCGACCCGAAGGAGCGCGTGCTCGACGGTCTCCACAAGATCAAGTGGGACCTCGACGGCACGCTGACCTTCCGTCGCTCGTGCGCGCACGGCATCTGCGGCTCCGACGCGATGCGGATCAACGGCAAGAACAGGCTCGCCTGCAAGACGCTGATCAAGGACATCAACCCGGAGAAGCCGATCACGGTCGAGGCCATCAAGGGCCTGACGGTGATGAAGGACCTCGTCGTCGACATGGAGCCCTTCTTCCAGGCGTACCGGGACGTCATGCCGTTCCTGGTCACCAAGGGCAACGAGCCGACGCGCGAGCGCCTGCAGTCCGCCGAGGACCGCGAGCGCTTCGACGACACCACCAAGTGCATCCTGTGCGCCGCGTGCACGTCCTCGTGCCCGGTGTTCTGGAACGACGGCCAGTACTTCGGCCCGGCGGCGATCGTCAACGCGCACCGCTTCATCTTCGACTCGCGTGACGAGGCGGGCGAGCAGCGCCTGGAGATCCTGAACGACAAGGACGGCGTGTGGCGTTGCCGCACGACCTTCAACTGCACCGACGCGTGCCCGCGTGGCATCGAGGTCACGAAGGCGATCCAGGAAGTGAAGCGTGCGCTGATCACGCGCCGCTTCTGA
- a CDS encoding alpha/beta fold hydrolase: protein MIISHDVDGPADAPAVVLLHSSVCDRRMWEPQWRPLLDAGFRVVRADFRTCGDSPAAEAPYSDHGDVRELLDHLGIRRAAFVGSSYGGRVALTLAALRPELVSALALLCPARPAQRRGPALLAFNAAEAALLDAGDLEGAAGLNARQWLGPDADGAAHALVRAMQLGNLRGALAADGDHELPEPVFEPAAVTAPVLAVGGAHDIPDFREVPAELASLLPGAVHVELPWAGHLPSLERPEEITGLLLPFLFEAVLPGR from the coding sequence ATGATCATTTCTCATGATGTGGACGGGCCCGCAGATGCGCCGGCCGTCGTACTGCTCCATTCCTCCGTGTGCGACCGGCGGATGTGGGAGCCGCAGTGGCGGCCCCTGCTCGACGCCGGGTTCCGGGTGGTCCGGGCGGACTTCCGGACCTGCGGAGACTCCCCCGCCGCCGAGGCTCCGTACAGCGACCACGGGGACGTACGGGAGCTGCTGGACCACCTCGGGATCCGGCGGGCCGCGTTCGTCGGCAGCTCCTACGGCGGGCGGGTCGCGCTGACGCTGGCCGCGCTGCGGCCGGAGCTGGTGAGCGCGCTGGCGCTGCTCTGCCCCGCCCGGCCCGCGCAGCGGCGCGGCCCCGCGCTGCTCGCCTTCAACGCCGCCGAGGCCGCCCTGCTGGACGCCGGCGACCTGGAGGGCGCGGCGGGGCTGAACGCCCGCCAGTGGCTCGGCCCGGACGCCGACGGGGCCGCGCACGCCCTCGTACGGGCCATGCAGCTCGGGAACCTGCGGGGCGCCCTGGCCGCCGACGGGGACCACGAGCTGCCCGAGCCCGTCTTCGAGCCGGCCGCCGTCACCGCCCCCGTCCTCGCCGTCGGCGGCGCGCACGACATCCCCGACTTCCGGGAGGTCCCCGCCGAGCTCGCTTCCCTGCTCCCCGGCGCCGTCCACGTCGAGCTGCCCTGGGCCGGCCACCTCCCCTCCCTCGAACGCCCCGAGGAGATCACCGGGTTGCTGCTGCCCTTCCTCTTCGAGGCGGTCCTTCCGGGACGCTGA
- a CDS encoding thiol-disulfide oxidoreductase DCC family protein — MATAVTRHLTVLYDANCPLCVHIRHWLLGQRRLVPLRLIPAASAEARRRYPQLDHASTLKEITVIGDSGQVWTGTDAFIVCLWALAEHRPKANWLATPAGRPFARAAMYTASTWREAVRDDSAAHDGEPACDDQCSAPR, encoded by the coding sequence GTGGCCACCGCAGTGACCCGGCACCTGACGGTGCTCTACGACGCGAACTGCCCGCTCTGCGTACACATCCGGCACTGGCTGCTCGGCCAGCGCCGGCTGGTACCGCTCCGGCTCATCCCGGCGGCCTCCGCCGAGGCACGGCGGCGGTACCCGCAGCTCGACCACGCCTCGACGCTGAAGGAGATCACCGTCATCGGCGACTCCGGACAGGTGTGGACCGGGACGGACGCCTTCATCGTCTGCCTGTGGGCGCTGGCCGAGCACCGGCCGAAGGCGAACTGGCTGGCCACCCCGGCCGGCCGGCCCTTCGCCAGGGCCGCCATGTACACCGCCTCCACCTGGCGCGAGGCCGTACGGGACGACTCCGCCGCCCACGACGGGGAACCGGCCTGTGACGACCAGTGTTCCGCACCCCGATAG
- a CDS encoding TetR family transcriptional regulator gives MTDQKAPKSEQTRTLILETALRLFQERGFDKTTMRGIAKEAGVSVGNAYYYFESKEHLVQGFYDRIGAAHLAAVRPILDNETDLQKRLAGVLTSWLDIAAPYHEFASQFFKNAADPESPLSPFSPESEAARKQAIDMHREVLAGAKTKVPEELADVLPELMWLSQMGLVLYWVFDRSPDSEKTRRLAQRGAQLTTRGIILARFRVLRPLVREVHELFTDFLPGMAQSAVSRPGRKRASDPE, from the coding sequence GTGACTGATCAGAAGGCTCCCAAGAGCGAGCAGACCCGCACGCTCATCCTCGAAACCGCGCTCCGCCTCTTCCAGGAGCGCGGCTTCGACAAGACGACGATGCGCGGTATCGCCAAGGAGGCCGGAGTATCGGTCGGCAACGCCTACTACTACTTCGAGTCCAAGGAACACCTGGTACAGGGCTTCTACGACCGGATCGGCGCCGCCCACCTGGCGGCGGTCCGGCCGATCCTGGACAACGAGACCGATCTGCAGAAGCGGCTCGCGGGCGTACTGACCAGCTGGCTGGACATCGCCGCGCCGTACCACGAGTTCGCCTCGCAGTTCTTCAAGAACGCCGCGGACCCCGAGAGCCCGCTCAGTCCGTTCTCCCCGGAGTCGGAGGCGGCCCGCAAGCAGGCGATCGACATGCACCGCGAGGTGCTGGCGGGGGCCAAGACCAAGGTGCCCGAGGAACTGGCCGACGTACTGCCGGAGCTGATGTGGCTCTCGCAGATGGGCCTGGTCCTCTACTGGGTCTTCGACCGCTCCCCGGACAGCGAGAAGACCCGGCGCCTCGCACAGCGCGGCGCGCAGCTCACGACCCGGGGCATCATCCTGGCCCGGTTCCGGGTGCTGCGGCCGCTGGTGCGCGAAGTGCACGAGCTGTTCACGGACTTCCTGCCGGGCATGGCCCAGTCGGCCGTGTCCCGGCCGGGCCGCAAGCGGGCCTCCGACCCGGAGTAG
- a CDS encoding ABC transporter substrate-binding protein, translated as MRSVRSKAIAAGLVLGVGTVAVWQLLPETAGGGKAIRVGTSDVVSSLDPAGAYDAGSWALFSNVYQSLLTIKTGSDTPVPDAASACSFIGNELTTYQCELRPDVKFSSGRAITAEDVKFSFDRIKAINSDQGPAPLFNTLESVQAEGRTVTFSLSAGDATFPFKIATGAASIVDKDKYPAKALREEEKVDGSGPFTLAGYTAGASAELKPNGSYKGQGKVSKSAVTVRYFKDSAQLEQAWTDHGIEVAHRDMPPAVLAALNPGLEDTRYETSGGTEIRSMVFNLRPGSSVAQPAVRQAVAAVVDRATLATEVYKGTVTPLYSLVPAGIAAHSTPFFDAWPSPSGLTAKKLLKDAGITAPVAITLGVNERGASVPEAEALKAQLESTGLFKVTVKPVEKWSDFQKAYAAGEFDAYTIGWIADFPDADNFLAPLVGADNSMNSGYSDKAVDALIARTQSFSDRGAAANDFHDLQKLVAQQVPMLPIWQKKDYVMSREAVAGAQYLSDGTGVWRLWELNWL; from the coding sequence CTGCGGTCTGTCCGCTCGAAAGCCATCGCGGCCGGGCTGGTTCTCGGCGTCGGCACCGTCGCCGTCTGGCAGTTGCTGCCCGAGACGGCCGGCGGCGGCAAGGCGATCCGCGTCGGCACGAGCGACGTGGTCTCCTCCCTCGACCCCGCGGGGGCGTACGACGCGGGCTCCTGGGCCCTGTTCAGCAACGTCTACCAGTCGCTGCTGACCATCAAGACCGGCTCGGACACTCCGGTGCCCGACGCCGCCTCCGCCTGCAGCTTCATCGGCAACGAGCTCACCACGTACCAGTGCGAGCTGCGCCCGGACGTGAAGTTCTCCTCCGGCCGGGCGATCACCGCCGAGGACGTGAAGTTCTCCTTCGACCGGATCAAGGCGATCAACTCCGACCAGGGTCCGGCGCCGCTGTTCAACACCCTGGAGTCGGTCCAGGCCGAGGGCCGCACCGTCACCTTCAGCCTCTCCGCCGGGGACGCCACCTTCCCGTTCAAGATCGCGACGGGCGCCGCCTCGATCGTGGACAAGGACAAGTACCCGGCCAAGGCCCTGCGCGAAGAGGAGAAGGTCGACGGTTCCGGCCCCTTCACCCTCGCCGGCTACACGGCCGGCGCGAGCGCCGAGCTCAAGCCCAACGGCTCGTACAAGGGTCAGGGCAAGGTCTCCAAGAGCGCGGTCACCGTGCGGTACTTCAAGGACTCCGCGCAGCTGGAGCAGGCCTGGACCGACCACGGGATCGAGGTCGCCCACCGCGACATGCCCCCGGCGGTCCTGGCCGCCCTGAATCCGGGCCTGGAGGACACCCGGTACGAGACCTCGGGCGGTACGGAGATCCGCAGCATGGTCTTCAACCTCCGCCCCGGCTCCTCGGTGGCCCAGCCCGCCGTCCGCCAGGCCGTCGCCGCGGTCGTGGACCGGGCCACGCTGGCGACCGAGGTCTACAAGGGCACGGTCACCCCGCTCTACTCCCTCGTCCCGGCGGGCATCGCCGCCCACAGCACGCCGTTCTTCGACGCCTGGCCCTCGCCGAGCGGGCTCACCGCCAAGAAGCTGCTCAAGGACGCCGGGATCACCGCCCCGGTCGCGATCACCCTCGGGGTCAACGAGCGCGGCGCGAGCGTACCCGAGGCCGAGGCACTGAAGGCGCAACTGGAGTCCACCGGCCTCTTCAAGGTGACCGTCAAGCCGGTCGAGAAGTGGAGCGACTTCCAGAAGGCCTACGCGGCGGGCGAGTTCGACGCCTACACCATCGGCTGGATCGCCGACTTCCCGGACGCGGACAACTTCCTCGCCCCGCTCGTCGGCGCCGACAACTCGATGAACAGCGGCTACTCCGACAAGGCCGTCGACGCCCTCATCGCCCGTACCCAGTCCTTCTCGGACCGCGGCGCCGCAGCCAACGACTTCCACGACCTGCAGAAGCTGGTCGCGCAGCAGGTCCCGATGCTGCCGATCTGGCAGAAGAAGGACTACGTGATGTCCCGCGAGGCCGTCGCGGGCGCCCAGTACCTCTCGGACGGCACCGGCGTGTGGCGGCTGTGGGAGCTCAACTGGTTGTAG
- a CDS encoding metallophosphoesterase, translating into MTIVLFAVVALLVLTLLVLVHRWLWIRLVRDTTTPGSGIRRTGTALAFALPLLSLAALVAGRAGAPFWLERTVAWPGYLWLAVLLYLSLAMLLAEPVRTLWLRRQNRPGSQPDGPPAAEGATAPGSASEPRRAGADTAGPGAQHQSVPAAAGADATGSGAEPQSREGAGRGSAPQATLEATPEPAAPTGQHDPAEATPAEADPGQPAPAAAGPSTLSRRRFARIVAATAAATTAGTVGYGTYGVLRGPRVKRVQVPLAKLPRAAHGFRIAVVSDIHLGPILGRAHTTRIVDTINRTQPDLIAIVGDLVDGSVHDLAPAAEPLRGLRARHGSYFVTGNHEYFSGAQQWVDHVRELGLTPLENARRELPHFDLAGVNDIAGESEGHGPDFQAALGDRDRARSAVLLAHQPVVIDEAVRYGADLQLSGHTHGGQLWPGEYVAELANPTVAGLERYGDTQLYVSRGAGAWGPPVRVGAPSDITVVELASYQA; encoded by the coding sequence CTGGTCCTGGTGCACCGCTGGCTCTGGATCCGCCTGGTCCGCGACACCACCACCCCCGGCAGCGGCATCCGCCGCACGGGCACCGCCCTGGCCTTCGCGCTCCCGCTCCTGTCCCTGGCCGCCCTCGTGGCGGGCCGCGCGGGAGCCCCCTTCTGGCTGGAACGCACGGTCGCCTGGCCGGGCTACCTCTGGCTGGCCGTCCTCCTCTACCTCTCCCTGGCCATGCTGTTGGCCGAGCCGGTCCGCACCCTGTGGCTCCGCCGCCAGAACAGGCCCGGCTCCCAGCCCGACGGCCCCCCGGCCGCCGAAGGCGCGACCGCTCCGGGCTCCGCCTCGGAGCCCCGCCGCGCAGGCGCGGACACCGCGGGTCCGGGGGCGCAGCACCAGAGCGTCCCCGCCGCCGCAGGCGCGGACGCGACGGGGTCCGGGGCGGAGCCCCAGTCTCGGGAAGGGGCGGGGAGGGGATCAGCGCCGCAGGCCACCCTCGAAGCCACCCCCGAGCCCGCAGCCCCGACCGGGCAGCACGACCCGGCGGAGGCCACCCCGGCGGAGGCCGACCCCGGGCAGCCCGCCCCGGCGGCGGCCGGCCCGTCCACCCTCAGCCGCCGCCGCTTCGCACGCATCGTCGCCGCCACGGCCGCCGCCACGACAGCCGGCACCGTCGGTTACGGCACGTACGGCGTCCTGCGCGGCCCCCGCGTCAAGCGGGTCCAGGTCCCCCTGGCGAAGCTCCCCCGCGCGGCCCACGGCTTCCGCATCGCCGTGGTCAGCGACATCCACCTCGGCCCGATCCTGGGCCGCGCCCACACCACCCGGATCGTCGACACGATCAACCGCACGCAGCCCGACCTCATCGCCATCGTCGGCGACCTCGTCGACGGCAGCGTCCACGACCTCGCCCCCGCCGCCGAACCGCTCCGGGGCCTGCGCGCGCGCCACGGCTCGTACTTCGTCACCGGCAACCACGAGTACTTCTCCGGCGCCCAGCAGTGGGTCGACCACGTCCGCGAGCTCGGCCTCACCCCTCTGGAAAACGCCCGCCGCGAGCTCCCGCACTTCGACCTCGCCGGGGTCAACGACATCGCGGGCGAGAGCGAGGGCCACGGTCCGGACTTCCAGGCGGCGCTGGGCGACCGGGACCGCGCACGCAGCGCCGTACTCCTCGCCCACCAGCCCGTGGTCATCGACGAGGCGGTCCGCTACGGGGCCGACCTCCAGCTCTCCGGCCACACCCACGGGGGCCAGCTCTGGCCCGGCGAGTACGTCGCCGAGCTCGCCAACCCCACCGTCGCCGGGCTGGAGCGCTACGGCGACACCCAGCTGTACGTCTCGCGCGGCGCGGGTGCCTGGGGGCCGCCGGTCCGGGTGGGCGCGCCGTCGGACATCACAGTCGTGGAACTCGCCTCATATCAGGCCTGA